One segment of Campylobacter hominis ATCC BAA-381 DNA contains the following:
- a CDS encoding undecaprenyl-diphosphate phosphatase, with the protein MSIIDAVILGIVEGLTEFLPVSSTGHLILTAGLLNLEQTDTLKCFEVVIQLGSILAVVFTFFERLKRDKQLWIKLIIGFLPTAAIGYLLYSHIKSLFSQNVVVYMLIIWGVIFIVVELLRKKNPPENEILTLDGISYKQAFFIGLSQCFAMVPGTSRSGATIIAGLLSGLNRQTAAAFSFLLAVPTMFAATFYDTYKNREIFAANMDNIQLFLLGGFVAFLVALFAIKMFLKFVSRFDYIPFGIYRILIAFAFMFFVL; encoded by the coding sequence ATGAGTATAATTGATGCCGTGATTTTAGGCATTGTTGAAGGTTTGACCGAATTTTTACCGGTCAGTTCAACCGGGCATTTGATTTTAACGGCCGGACTTTTAAATTTAGAGCAAACAGACACTTTAAAATGCTTTGAAGTTGTAATTCAGTTAGGATCGATTTTAGCTGTCGTTTTTACATTTTTTGAAAGACTTAAGCGCGATAAACAATTATGGATTAAGCTTATCATAGGTTTTTTACCGACAGCTGCTATCGGATATCTGTTATACTCGCACATCAAGTCTCTTTTCAGTCAAAATGTTGTAGTTTATATGCTGATTATCTGGGGTGTTATTTTTATTGTAGTTGAGCTTTTGCGTAAAAAAAATCCACCTGAAAACGAAATTTTAACTTTGGATGGGATTAGCTATAAACAGGCTTTTTTTATAGGTTTATCACAATGCTTTGCAATGGTTCCTGGAACTTCAAGAAGTGGCGCGACTATAATCGCAGGACTTTTAAGCGGACTTAACAGACAAACAGCTGCGGCATTCAGCTTTTTGCTTGCGGTTCCTACGATGTTTGCAGCGACTTTTTACGATACTTACAAAAACCGCGAAATTTTTGCAGCAAATATGGATAATATCCAGCTTTTTTTGTTGGGCGGTTTTGTAGCGTTTTTAGTAGCGCTTTTTGCTATAAAAATGTTTTTAAAATTTGTCAGCAGGTTTGATTATATTCCTTTTGGAATTTATAGAATTTTGATTGCATTTGCATTTATGTTTTTTGTCTTATAA
- a CDS encoding amino acid ABC transporter ATP-binding protein: protein MIEIQNLTKSYGSLLVLDNISKKIHNGNIVAIIGPSGGGKSTFLRCLNLLEIPDGGKIIINGEDITNKKTDINKVRQKVGMVFQHFNLFANKNVLENLTLAPIMTGILTHKEAYKKAESLLERVGLLDKINYFPHKLSGGQKQRIAIARSLMMNPDVILFDEPTSALDPEMIGEVLTLMKDVARDGLTMLVVTHEMGFARNVANRIFFMEKGKIAVDDTPKNVFENPQNTRLKEFLNKILNH from the coding sequence ATGATTGAAATTCAAAATTTAACTAAAAGTTACGGGTCTCTTTTAGTTTTAGATAATATATCAAAAAAAATTCATAACGGAAATATTGTAGCCATTATAGGTCCAAGCGGCGGTGGAAAAAGCACATTTTTACGCTGTTTGAATTTACTGGAAATTCCTGATGGCGGTAAAATAATCATAAACGGCGAAGATATAACAAATAAAAAAACAGATATAAATAAAGTTCGTCAAAAAGTTGGTATGGTTTTTCAACATTTCAATCTTTTTGCAAATAAAAATGTGCTTGAAAATTTAACTTTGGCTCCTATAATGACCGGTATTTTGACGCACAAAGAAGCTTATAAAAAAGCCGAAAGTTTACTTGAAAGAGTAGGGTTGCTGGATAAAATAAATTATTTTCCACACAAACTTTCAGGCGGTCAAAAACAAAGAATTGCAATAGCAAGAAGCTTAATGATGAATCCTGATGTTATTTTATTTGATGAGCCTACATCAGCTCTTGATCCTGAAATGATAGGAGAAGTGCTGACTTTGATGAAAGATGTCGCAAGAGACGGTCTTACAATGCTTGTTGTAACGCATGAAATGGGATTTGCAAGAAATGTCGCAAACCGCATATTTTTCATGGAAAAGGGCAAAATCGCAGTTGACGATACGCCGAAAAATGTTTTTGAAAATCCGCAAAATACGAGATTAAAAGAGTTTTTAAATAAAATTTTAAATCACTGA
- the thiE gene encoding thiamine phosphate synthase, with amino-acid sequence MSEIYALSDDFFTPEDVIVKSIHEILDNGIKFVQFRSKKKEKNEKIISELIRLCDDYHAYLIINDDALLARKLGAHGVHIGKDDGSIIKAREILGENKIIGVSCYDDLTLALNAQQNGASYAAFGAVFKSPTKKDAKICNHDVLKKAAEILKIPTCVIGGINAGNLRQILKFHPNFVAIVSALYHPRSITENLKNLQRIINEYN; translated from the coding sequence ATGAGTGAAATTTACGCTTTAAGCGATGATTTTTTCACGCCTGAAGATGTGATTGTAAAATCTATCCATGAAATTTTGGATAACGGCATAAAATTTGTGCAATTTCGCAGCAAGAAAAAAGAAAAAAACGAAAAAATCATAAGTGAGCTTATAAGACTTTGCGATGATTATCACGCTTATTTAATAATAAACGATGATGCGCTTTTGGCGCGAAAACTTGGAGCACACGGTGTTCATATCGGAAAAGATGACGGATCTATCATAAAAGCGCGCGAAATTTTAGGCGAAAATAAAATTATCGGCGTAAGTTGTTATGATGATTTAACGTTAGCCTTAAACGCACAGCAAAACGGCGCAAGTTACGCGGCATTCGGCGCTGTTTTTAAAAGTCCTACAAAAAAGGATGCTAAAATTTGCAATCACGACGTTCTAAAAAAAGCCGCAGAAATTTTAAAAATTCCAACTTGTGTAATTGGCGGAATAAACGCCGGAAATTTGCGTCAAATTTTGAAATTTCATCCGAATTTCGTGGCGATTGTAAGTGCGCTGTATCATCCGCGCTCAATAACAGAAAATTTAAAAAATCTACAAAGGATAATTAATGAGTATAATTGA
- a CDS encoding ribonuclease HII — translation MKICGIDEAGRGPLAGPLHIAGCILNKQIEGLKDSKKLSEKRREILYEEIIKNSTYKIVKFSAAQIDKFGLSKCLKLGLNELVDFFAPFEVKIIFDGNSKFGAEGFETMVKADDKIKEVSAASILAKVSRDRVMRNFDIKFPFYDFAKNKGYGSKAHIEAIQKYGYCEIHRKSFHLKHLQGILEF, via the coding sequence ATGAAAATTTGCGGAATTGATGAAGCAGGAAGAGGACCGCTTGCGGGACCTTTACATATAGCAGGATGTATTTTAAATAAGCAAATTGAAGGACTTAAAGACAGTAAAAAATTAAGTGAGAAAAGACGCGAAATTTTATATGAAGAAATTATAAAAAACTCGACTTATAAAATTGTCAAATTTTCTGCAGCACAAATTGACAAATTCGGGCTTAGCAAATGTTTAAAACTCGGACTTAATGAGCTTGTGGATTTTTTTGCGCCGTTTGAAGTTAAAATAATTTTTGACGGCAATTCAAAATTCGGTGCCGAAGGTTTTGAGACGATGGTAAAAGCCGATGATAAAATCAAAGAAGTCTCGGCGGCAAGTATTTTAGCAAAAGTAAGCCGTGATCGCGTAATGCGAAATTTTGACATAAAATTTCCATTTTATGATTTTGCAAAAAACAAAGGTTACGGAAGTAAAGCTCATATAGAAGCAATACAAAAATACGGATACTGCGAAATTCATCGCAAAAGCTTTCATTTAAAGCATTTGCAAGGAATTTTGGAATTTTAA
- a CDS encoding ribonucleoside triphosphate reductase codes for MIKIIKRDGSLENFMPFKIQDAIKKAFESENYVFDDKIYQAIISRIILDDEQNLDANNTERKQNLEISNKKYKNEKFQNLADNLGDNRKNNQNLSEKNENEISQNDETIQNKNGEIKISNDKNTQNLKKVSNENLSENQNLKSDFFKETDIKNSSIILQNDEISNLTLKEKNFAKYNESAQNSSGKTQNFIKFENLEQINDKNQNLKNEKTEISCKISVEDIQDMIEKELFKSGNFKVLKSFMLYRHTHKLQREHILGLNDDTTYINSTQTINEYINKIDWRISANSNTSYSNAGLINNTAGKVVANFWLDSVYNKEEGAAHRNGDYHIHDLDCLSGYCAGWSLRVLLNEGFNGVRGRVESKAPRHFYSALYQMANFLGILQSEWAGAQAFSSFDTYLAPYVFKDKLTDEQIKSAIESFVYNLNVPARWGQSPFTNVTVDLTCPDDLKTQIPTVENEHIFKNFKDDELLKEAKKRGKNSLTELTYGDFEPEMQRIVIAFYEILTRGDKCGQPFTFPIPTVNLTENFDWRSAAAKAIFENTAKVGSSYFQNFIGSQYMIDKNGKKVSNPKAYKPGAVRSMCCRLQLDLRELLKRGGGLFGSAEMTGSIGVVTINLARLGYLYKNDEDALFARLNELCELASGTLEKKRKFITKMFERGLYPYTKRYLRNFNNHFSTIGINGANEMIKNFTDDKENIATPFGRKFATKIIEFLREKIKYFQERTGNLYNLEATPAEGTTYRFAKEDKKRFKDIIQAGFGENIYYTNSTQLPANFTDDVFLALDLQDELQNSYTGGTVFHLYMKEKIQNGNICANLVRKIVENYRLPYITITPIFSVCHEHGYIAGEHEFCPVCEQENKKSRCMVYTRVMGYYRPIESFNTGKIGEHKERIYFDTK; via the coding sequence ATGATAAAAATTATTAAAAGAGATGGAAGTCTAGAAAATTTTATGCCTTTTAAGATACAAGATGCGATAAAAAAGGCTTTTGAAAGTGAAAATTATGTTTTTGATGATAAAATTTATCAAGCCATTATATCTAGAATTATACTTGACGATGAGCAAAATTTAGATGCGAACAACACCGAAAGAAAGCAAAATTTAGAAATTTCAAATAAAAAATACAAAAATGAAAAATTTCAAAATTTAGCTGATAATTTAGGAGATAATAGAAAAAATAACCAAAATTTATCTGAAAAAAATGAAAATGAAATTTCTCAAAATGATGAAACAATCCAAAATAAAAACGGCGAAATTAAAATATCAAATGATAAAAACACACAAAATTTAAAAAAAGTTTCAAATGAAAATTTATCTGAAAATCAAAATTTAAAATCTGATTTTTTCAAAGAAACCGACATTAAAAACAGTTCTATAATTTTACAAAATGATGAAATTTCAAACCTGACCTTAAAAGAAAAAAATTTCGCAAAGTATAATGAAAGCGCGCAAAATTCAAGTGGAAAAACGCAAAATTTTATAAAATTTGAAAATTTAGAACAGATAAATGATAAAAATCAAAATTTAAAGAATGAAAAAACTGAAATTTCGTGTAAAATTTCGGTTGAAGATATTCAGGATATGATTGAAAAAGAACTTTTTAAAAGCGGAAATTTTAAGGTTTTAAAAAGTTTTATGCTTTATCGCCACACGCACAAGTTGCAAAGAGAGCATATTTTGGGCTTAAATGACGATACTACTTACATAAACTCAACGCAAACGATAAACGAATATATAAATAAAATAGACTGGCGAATTAGCGCAAACTCAAATACAAGCTATTCAAATGCCGGGCTCATCAATAATACAGCCGGAAAAGTCGTGGCAAATTTTTGGCTTGACAGTGTTTATAATAAAGAAGAGGGTGCGGCGCACAGAAATGGTGATTATCATATCCATGATTTAGATTGTCTTAGCGGATATTGTGCAGGTTGGAGTTTGCGAGTTTTGTTAAATGAAGGCTTTAATGGCGTTCGCGGACGTGTCGAAAGCAAAGCGCCGAGGCATTTTTATTCCGCGCTTTATCAAATGGCGAATTTTTTGGGAATTTTACAAAGCGAATGGGCGGGAGCTCAGGCATTTTCAAGTTTTGATACATATCTTGCACCTTATGTTTTTAAGGATAAACTCACTGACGAGCAGATAAAATCGGCAATTGAAAGTTTTGTCTATAATCTAAATGTGCCTGCGCGTTGGGGGCAAAGTCCATTTACAAATGTAACAGTCGATCTTACTTGCCCGGATGATTTGAAAACGCAAATTCCTACTGTGGAAAACGAACATATTTTTAAAAATTTTAAAGATGATGAGCTTTTAAAAGAAGCCAAAAAGCGTGGTAAAAATTCACTTACAGAGCTTACTTACGGCGATTTTGAACCTGAGATGCAAAGAATTGTAATAGCATTTTATGAAATTTTAACGCGCGGCGATAAGTGCGGCCAACCATTTACTTTTCCGATTCCAACCGTAAATTTAACTGAAAATTTTGATTGGCGAAGTGCCGCCGCCAAGGCTATTTTCGAAAATACTGCAAAAGTAGGATCAAGTTATTTTCAAAATTTTATCGGCTCACAGTATATGATTGACAAAAACGGCAAAAAGGTTTCAAATCCGAAAGCTTATAAACCTGGAGCCGTTCGCTCAATGTGTTGTAGACTTCAACTTGATTTAAGAGAGCTTTTAAAACGTGGCGGAGGTCTTTTCGGAAGTGCCGAAATGACCGGATCCATTGGCGTGGTTACAATAAATTTGGCGCGTCTTGGTTATTTGTATAAAAATGATGAAGATGCACTTTTTGCAAGACTTAATGAACTTTGTGAGCTTGCAAGCGGCACTTTGGAAAAAAAGCGTAAGTTTATAACTAAGATGTTTGAGCGCGGGCTTTATCCTTATACTAAACGATATTTAAGGAATTTCAACAATCATTTCAGCACAATCGGTATTAACGGCGCAAATGAGATGATTAAAAATTTTACGGACGATAAGGAAAATATAGCTACGCCTTTCGGACGGAAATTTGCTACTAAAATTATAGAGTTTTTGCGCGAAAAAATTAAATATTTTCAGGAACGAACCGGAAATTTATATAATCTTGAAGCAACGCCCGCCGAAGGTACAACGTATCGCTTCGCAAAAGAGGATAAAAAGCGATTTAAAGATATTATTCAAGCAGGCTTCGGCGAAAATATATATTATACAAATTCTACGCAACTGCCTGCTAATTTCACGGACGACGTATTTTTGGCGCTTGATTTGCAGGACGAACTTCAAAACAGCTATACAGGAGGAACGGTTTTTCATCTTTATATGAAAGAAAAAATTCAAAACGGTAATATTTGTGCGAATTTAGTGCGAAAAATTGTGGAAAATTATCGTTTGCCTTATATTACGATTACACCGATTTTCAGCGTTTGTCATGAGCACGGATATATCGCCGGAGAGCACGAGTTCTGTCCTGTTTGCGAACAGGAAAACAAAAAAAGCAGATGTATGGTCTATACGCGTGTTATGGGATATTATCGTCCGATTGAAAGTTTTAATACGGGCAAAATCGGCGAACATAAAGAGCGCATTTATTTTGATACGAAATAG
- a CDS encoding ATP-binding protein, with product MEILEYFYENKPEILKFYNRKTELENGRTILYGAIGSGKSYIMINKLLEFENDEILYINFADFRVNVSEILKDLDKFLQKNSQISVLGLDNLNEILNDEIEILDKILKIRKIENIFITTRLKNLNFKNFTQLEIFPLSFEEFILFDRRNDVNAAFSTFLQRGNSAKNAFLQNFQIIQNEQIGIKSSFRQNEIEILKAISKYNGEILSINKIYTELKEKFKISKDSVYGAIYRFENENIINFIPKFNDFKAAKKIYFSNFNFGEIFSLKKDFHKKFANAVYCELRAIQLGEIFYNKDFDFLIPKRNMAFLIIPFSASDIVFLRFKKLINTCKSLKIIRVNVISMANSGTMEIEGIKCEVVPFYEFALGL from the coding sequence ATGGAAATTTTAGAGTATTTTTACGAAAACAAACCGGAAATTTTAAAATTTTATAACCGCAAAACGGAACTTGAAAATGGACGCACGATATTATATGGTGCAATCGGAAGCGGCAAAAGCTATATAATGATAAACAAACTTTTAGAATTTGAAAATGATGAAATTTTATATATTAATTTTGCCGATTTTCGCGTAAATGTAAGTGAAATTTTGAAAGATTTGGATAAATTTTTACAAAAAAATTCGCAAATTTCAGTCTTGGGACTTGATAATTTGAATGAAATTCTAAATGATGAAATCGAAATTTTAGATAAAATTTTAAAAATCCGTAAAATAGAAAATATTTTTATTACGACACGCCTTAAAAATTTAAATTTTAAAAATTTTACACAACTGGAAATTTTTCCTTTAAGTTTTGAAGAATTTATTTTATTTGACAGAAGAAATGATGTGAATGCGGCATTTTCTACATTTTTACAACGTGGAAACAGCGCAAAAAATGCATTTTTACAAAATTTTCAAATCATACAAAATGAGCAAATCGGCATAAAATCGTCATTTAGACAAAATGAAATAGAAATTTTGAAAGCGATTTCAAAATATAACGGCGAAATTTTAAGTATAAATAAAATTTATACGGAATTAAAAGAAAAATTCAAAATTTCAAAAGATAGCGTATATGGCGCGATATACAGATTTGAAAATGAAAATATAATAAATTTCATACCGAAATTTAATGACTTTAAAGCTGCAAAAAAAATATATTTTTCTAATTTCAATTTCGGTGAAATTTTCAGTTTAAAAAAAGACTTCCATAAAAAATTTGCAAATGCCGTATATTGCGAACTTAGAGCCATACAACTTGGAGAAATTTTTTACAATAAGGATTTTGATTTTTTAATTCCAAAGCGAAATATGGCTTTTTTGATAATTCCATTCAGTGCAAGCGATATTGTATTTTTACGTTTTAAAAAATTAATTAATACATGTAAATCGCTAAAAATTATACGCGTAAATGTCATAAGTATGGCAAACAGCGGCACAATGGAAATAGAAGGCATAAAATGCGAAGTAGTGCCGTTTTATGAATTTGCACTCGGTCTGTGA
- a CDS encoding cysteine ABC transporter substrate-binding protein has product MLICSCFAFGSTLEEIKQSKVIKIGVRLNLPPFSNQNEHGEFEGFEISLAKAIGASILGKNGEIQLVGLNAKDRIPYLQNGTVDLILANFSKTEERAKSVDFATPYLSNTQGILTKKSENIRSISQLAGKKILFIKGTTTDDYLKANAAKLGITPVECQSVNKCFQSLQKGEADGYMHTSILIAFLQLLDDNIEMGIQNIGSIEFICPGVKKGNEALLEAVNASIYNLSKSNFFKDAYNNTFEPFYKGTVERKYLLLDDLYRLMFN; this is encoded by the coding sequence TTGCTAATTTGCAGTTGCTTTGCTTTTGGTTCCACTCTCGAAGAGATTAAACAATCAAAAGTAATAAAAATAGGCGTTCGTCTAAATTTACCGCCATTCAGCAATCAAAATGAGCATGGCGAATTTGAAGGTTTTGAAATTTCACTTGCAAAAGCTATAGGCGCCAGTATTTTAGGCAAAAACGGTGAAATTCAGCTCGTAGGGCTAAATGCAAAAGATAGAATTCCATATCTTCAAAACGGAACAGTTGATTTGATATTGGCAAACTTCAGCAAAACGGAAGAACGCGCTAAAAGTGTAGATTTTGCTACACCGTATCTTTCAAATACGCAAGGAATTTTGACAAAAAAATCTGAAAATATCAGAAGTATTTCGCAACTTGCAGGCAAAAAGATACTATTTATCAAAGGAACTACGACAGATGATTATCTAAAAGCAAATGCTGCAAAATTAGGCATCACTCCGGTTGAATGTCAAAGCGTAAATAAATGTTTTCAAAGTCTGCAAAAAGGCGAAGCTGACGGATATATGCATACAAGCATTCTGATAGCGTTTTTGCAACTTTTGGATGACAATATTGAAATGGGAATACAAAATATAGGCAGTATAGAATTTATTTGTCCGGGTGTGAAAAAGGGAAATGAAGCACTTTTGGAAGCTGTGAATGCAAGTATATACAATCTTAGCAAGAGCAATTTTTTTAAAGATGCCTACAATAATACATTCGAGCCATTTTATAAAGGAACTGTCGAGCGAAAATATCTGCTTTTGGATGATTTGTATCGTTTGATGTTTAATTAA
- a CDS encoding anaerobic ribonucleoside-triphosphate reductase activating protein gives MKPIFDITPFSIVDFEGKISAVVWFCGCNMRCVYCYNTKIVSATNGKFGADDLYEFLKMRRNKLDAVVFSGGECTNCHEILEILKCVKNLGFLNKIDTNGSNPDILAEILKRNLADFISLDFKAGNEKFFKITKTNGYENFIKSLKILVKSGVKFEVRTTIHSNFLNETEISKMAGILENYGYKGEYCLQNFYVTNENFGNLKAPKIKFDPAKIKSNIKIKLRNF, from the coding sequence ATGAAGCCTATTTTTGATATTACGCCATTTTCGATAGTTGATTTTGAAGGTAAAATTTCAGCCGTTGTATGGTTTTGCGGATGCAATATGCGTTGCGTTTATTGCTATAACACAAAAATCGTTTCGGCGACAAACGGAAAATTCGGCGCCGATGATTTGTATGAGTTTTTAAAAATGCGCCGAAATAAGCTTGACGCTGTTGTTTTTAGCGGCGGCGAATGCACGAATTGCCATGAAATTTTAGAAATTTTGAAATGTGTAAAAAATCTCGGTTTTTTAAACAAAATCGATACGAACGGCTCAAATCCTGATATTTTGGCTGAAATTTTAAAAAGAAATTTGGCGGATTTTATTTCGCTTGATTTTAAAGCCGGAAACGAAAAATTTTTTAAAATTACAAAAACAAACGGTTATGAAAATTTTATAAAAAGCCTTAAAATTTTGGTGAAAAGCGGCGTGAAATTTGAAGTCAGAACGACAATTCATAGTAATTTTTTAAACGAAACGGAAATTTCAAAAATGGCTGGAATTTTAGAAAATTACGGCTACAAAGGCGAATACTGTTTGCAAAATTTCTATGTTACTAATGAAAATTTCGGTAATCTAAAAGCACCGAAAATAAAATTTGATCCGGCAAAAATAAAATCAAATATCAAAATAAAACTGAGAAATTTTTAA
- a CDS encoding transporter substrate-binding domain-containing protein → MKKFFKILSCFMLIFTFANAKDFTKDTLIVGTNATYPPFEFLDDKSEVTGFDFDLMAELSKRIGFKYEVLNMSFDGLIPALKSGKIDIAAAAMSATPARKKAVDFSNAYYFTENLFLKCKDSTDITKIDDLNGKKIGVQLGTVQEMAAKELNGVDVSASEDIFVAIMSLKNKKVDAVLVDSSIGYSYLKKNPDLVEFAKVPDGSEGFSLAFDKNKYPDLIEKINVEIENMKKDGTFDKILEKYDLK, encoded by the coding sequence ATGAAAAAATTTTTTAAAATTTTAAGTTGCTTTATGCTGATTTTTACTTTTGCAAACGCGAAAGATTTTACAAAAGATACTCTAATAGTGGGCACAAATGCTACATATCCGCCATTTGAGTTTTTGGACGACAAATCGGAAGTTACGGGTTTTGATTTTGATCTTATGGCTGAACTCAGCAAACGAATCGGTTTTAAATATGAAGTTTTAAATATGAGTTTTGACGGACTTATTCCTGCTTTAAAATCAGGAAAAATCGATATCGCGGCAGCTGCTATGAGCGCGACTCCGGCCAGAAAAAAAGCGGTTGATTTTTCTAATGCTTATTATTTCACTGAAAATTTGTTTTTGAAATGCAAAGATAGCACAGATATCACAAAAATAGATGATTTAAACGGTAAAAAAATCGGTGTGCAACTTGGAACAGTGCAAGAGATGGCGGCAAAAGAATTAAATGGCGTTGATGTTAGCGCAAGCGAAGATATTTTTGTAGCGATAATGTCTTTAAAAAATAAAAAAGTCGATGCCGTGCTTGTAGATAGTTCAATCGGATACAGTTATTTGAAGAAAAATCCGGATTTGGTTGAATTTGCGAAAGTTCCTGACGGAAGTGAAGGTTTCTCTTTGGCGTTTGACAAAAATAAATATCCGGATCTCATAGAAAAGATAAATGTTGAAATTGAAAATATGAAAAAAGACGGCACTTTTGATAAAATTTTAGAAAAATACGATTTAAAATAA
- a CDS encoding amino acid ABC transporter permease produces MYFKIFKFLFFIAIVLIAIYYTYPTDITDAQIKNYCKSYGITMILTIGGTSIGIFLGFILAFLKFANFKILNFIIDEYIDIIRGTPIVIQLMIFVFVIFASWTNNIAAAVFALGLNSSAYVAEIVRSGINSIDKGQMEAARAMGLNYTTSMRKIVFPQAIKNILPALANEFISLFKETSVVGMVAITDLTFFSKSLQATLYTVQPILFAAVIYYVSVKFFTLLVKLLEKRLNRND; encoded by the coding sequence TTGTATTTCAAAATTTTCAAATTTTTATTTTTTATAGCCATTGTTTTGATAGCGATTTATTATACTTATCCGACAGATATTACGGATGCACAGATAAAAAATTATTGTAAAAGTTACGGCATTACGATGATTCTTACGATTGGCGGAACAAGTATAGGTATTTTTTTGGGTTTTATTTTGGCGTTTTTAAAATTTGCAAATTTTAAAATTTTAAATTTTATAATCGATGAATATATTGATATCATTCGTGGAACTCCGATTGTAATTCAACTTATGATTTTTGTTTTTGTTATTTTTGCAAGTTGGACGAACAATATTGCGGCTGCGGTTTTTGCACTCGGTTTAAACAGCTCGGCTTATGTAGCTGAAATAGTGCGAAGCGGTATAAACAGTATAGATAAAGGTCAAATGGAAGCTGCGCGTGCGATGGGTTTGAATTATACAACTTCGATGAGAAAGATTGTTTTTCCGCAAGCTATAAAAAATATCCTACCCGCTTTGGCGAACGAATTTATAAGCCTTTTTAAAGAAACTTCAGTTGTTGGAATGGTGGCAATTACCGATCTTACGTTTTTTTCAAAAAGTTTGCAGGCGACGTTATATACGGTTCAGCCGATACTTTTCGCTGCTGTTATTTATTATGTGAGTGTAAAATTTTTTACGCTTTTGGTAAAATTACTTGAAAAAAGGCTGAACAGAAATGATTGA